A region of Thermococcus sp. DNA encodes the following proteins:
- a CDS encoding PEP/pyruvate-binding domain-containing protein, whose protein sequence is MFVRTLSAGGSIEEIGGKAHRLSLLTRYFNVPEGFVVTTKAYELWKETGSLSKDLIDEIKEYFHSPYVLEGKFPVVVRSSATVEDSPGASFAGVFESVTGVSSFDELIRAIERIFKSAESRRVKEYMKRLGIKDEVKMAVIVQRQVNPKLSGVLFTRSPNEPDRALVELVEGSPEELVGGRESGKRILLPRDSTKVKDPLMRELIETGLEVEELFRKPQDIEWAYDGTLWLLQSREVTVFASKPEKTKVPGGWYRLRGIPASPGRVKGKAHFVLDDQPPEEAERVFPRGGVLVTYVLHAEYYSLFMKALAIVTKVESVLSHPAIIARELGIPCVTGVDVEAIREGDEIIVDGDEGAVYIKNPRKRFRKLDLWEASWKEDELTKELGEEYQKALQELDAEKLVKNDTSGL, encoded by the coding sequence ATGTTCGTTCGCACGCTCTCTGCAGGAGGCTCAATCGAAGAAATCGGTGGCAAAGCACACCGCCTCTCGCTTCTAACGAGGTACTTCAACGTTCCCGAAGGCTTCGTGGTCACCACGAAGGCCTATGAGCTCTGGAAAGAAACAGGAAGCTTGTCGAAGGACCTCATCGATGAGATTAAGGAGTATTTCCACTCCCCGTACGTCCTTGAGGGCAAGTTTCCCGTCGTTGTGAGAAGCTCGGCAACGGTTGAGGACAGTCCTGGGGCGAGTTTTGCCGGTGTTTTTGAAAGCGTAACGGGAGTTAGCTCTTTCGATGAATTAATCCGAGCAATTGAGCGAATTTTTAAGAGCGCAGAGTCAAGGCGCGTGAAGGAGTACATGAAGCGCCTCGGGATTAAGGATGAGGTAAAGATGGCGGTCATAGTACAGAGGCAGGTAAACCCAAAGCTCTCCGGAGTGCTCTTTACCCGCTCTCCAAACGAGCCTGATAGGGCATTAGTCGAGCTTGTGGAAGGTTCTCCCGAGGAGCTTGTCGGAGGAAGGGAGAGCGGCAAGCGTATCCTTCTCCCACGCGACTCCACCAAGGTCAAAGACCCCCTAATGAGGGAGCTGATCGAAACTGGTCTCGAAGTTGAAGAGCTCTTCCGCAAACCTCAGGATATCGAGTGGGCCTACGACGGAACTCTATGGCTCCTCCAGTCGAGGGAGGTAACGGTCTTTGCCTCAAAGCCGGAGAAAACAAAGGTTCCCGGGGGATGGTACAGGCTTAGAGGAATTCCGGCGAGTCCGGGAAGGGTAAAGGGGAAGGCCCATTTCGTTCTCGACGACCAGCCACCTGAAGAAGCCGAGAGGGTTTTCCCAAGGGGAGGAGTACTCGTCACCTATGTGCTCCACGCTGAATACTACAGCCTCTTTATGAAAGCCTTGGCCATAGTTACGAAGGTCGAGAGCGTTCTCTCCCATCCGGCGATAATAGCAAGGGAGCTCGGAATCCCGTGCGTTACCGGTGTGGACGTGGAAGCTATTCGGGAAGGCGACGAGATCATCGTGGACGGTGATGAGGGGGCTGTTTACATTAAAAATCCGAGAAAAAGATTCAGAAAACTTGACCTCTGGGAGGCGAGCTGGAAGGAGGATGAACTCACAAAGGAACTGGGGGAGGAGTACCAAAAGGCACTTCAGGAACTAGATGCTGAAAAACTTGTAAAGAACGATACTTCGGGCCTTTGA
- a CDS encoding L-aspartate oxidase translates to MKIGIIGTGVAGLTSAIALAKKGFEVTLIGPGIKKSNSHLAQAGIAFPVLRGDSLEAHVFDTIRAGKYLNDEEVVWSVISKASEAYDFLLSLGLKFEASETEGGHSFHRVFTIKNETGKHVTKLLYLRAKELGVQFVKGTAEELAIKREKAYGVFLNGEFLPFDATVIASGGFSGLFKFTAGSPTNIGLLIGDAILKGAPARDLEFVQFHPTGYIGKRGVFLISEAVRGAGARLVTEDGERFVNELSTRDIVARAIYRKMREGKRVYLDATGVGDFKKSFPQIYTFLVKDGTDPLKDAIPVSPIAHYTMGGTAVDPWYRTAIRNLYAVGEAASSGFHGANRLASNSLLECLVSGLEVARTIVRDGPRCRGVKGPGYHGYEAGDVDSLRELLWEKAGIVRSAKTLREGLRELEGIEADPRLKLLARGVLECALVREESRGAHYREDFPVMRKTFERPSFFDGSCHL, encoded by the coding sequence ATGAAAATTGGAATCATTGGCACGGGGGTAGCTGGTCTCACCTCGGCGATAGCATTGGCAAAGAAGGGCTTTGAAGTTACACTCATCGGTCCCGGAATCAAGAAGAGCAACTCCCACCTGGCTCAGGCGGGAATAGCCTTTCCCGTTCTGAGGGGGGATTCCCTAGAAGCCCACGTCTTCGACACAATCCGAGCCGGGAAGTACCTCAACGACGAGGAGGTTGTGTGGAGCGTAATTTCGAAGGCGAGTGAAGCCTATGATTTCCTTCTCTCGCTCGGCCTGAAGTTTGAGGCTAGCGAGACTGAAGGTGGCCACTCGTTCCATAGGGTCTTCACAATAAAGAACGAGACCGGGAAGCACGTCACCAAGCTTCTCTATCTCCGCGCCAAGGAACTCGGAGTTCAGTTCGTCAAAGGAACGGCCGAGGAGCTGGCGATAAAGAGGGAAAAGGCTTACGGTGTCTTCCTCAACGGCGAGTTCCTGCCCTTTGATGCAACGGTGATAGCTTCCGGCGGTTTCTCTGGCCTCTTCAAGTTCACGGCTGGATCCCCAACGAACATCGGCCTCCTCATAGGGGACGCCATATTGAAAGGCGCCCCCGCTCGCGATTTGGAGTTTGTCCAGTTCCATCCAACCGGCTACATTGGAAAAAGGGGCGTCTTCCTGATAAGCGAAGCCGTCCGCGGTGCGGGGGCGAGGCTTGTGACCGAGGACGGTGAGCGTTTCGTGAATGAGCTCTCAACGAGGGACATCGTTGCGAGGGCGATATACAGGAAGATGCGGGAGGGGAAGAGGGTCTACTTGGACGCCACGGGGGTAGGGGACTTCAAGAAAAGCTTCCCCCAGATATACACTTTCCTGGTCAAGGACGGCACGGATCCGTTAAAGGATGCCATTCCTGTTTCCCCGATAGCCCACTACACGATGGGAGGGACAGCGGTCGACCCCTGGTACCGGACCGCCATCAGAAACCTCTATGCAGTAGGTGAGGCCGCCTCCAGCGGCTTCCATGGTGCAAACCGGCTGGCCAGCAACTCCCTCCTTGAGTGCCTCGTTTCCGGCCTTGAGGTTGCGAGGACAATAGTGAGGGACGGGCCGAGGTGCAGAGGAGTTAAGGGGCCGGGCTATCACGGCTACGAGGCCGGAGACGTTGACTCACTGAGGGAACTCCTCTGGGAGAAAGCCGGAATCGTCAGGAGCGCGAAGACCCTCAGGGAGGGCCTCAGGGAGCTTGAGGGTATAGAGGCAGACCCTAGGTTAAAGCTGCTCGCCAGGGGAGTCCTTGAGTGTGCATTGGTCCGGGAGGAGAGCAGGGGGGCACACTACCGTGAGGACTTCCCGGTTATGAGGAAGACCTTCGAGAGGCCGAGTTTCTTTGACGGGAGCTGTCATCTCTAA
- the nadA gene encoding quinolinate synthase NadA translates to MKMKRLVEEILRLKEERNAIIMAHNYQLPEVQDIADFLGDSLELARKAVKTDADVIVFAGVDFMAETAKILNPEKTVLLPSRRATCAMANMLKVEHILEAKRKYPDAPVVLYVNTTAETKAYADVTVTSANAVKIVEKLDSDVVIFGPDKNLASYVARQTGKKVIPVPEYGHCYVHRKFTVEDVERARKLYPNARLMVHPECAPGVQERADIIVSTGGMIKRAPEHDEWVVFTEREMVYRLQTLHPEIKFHPAKDDATCIGMKAITLHHVYESLRDMKYSVEVPTEIAERARKAIERMLELS, encoded by the coding sequence ATGAAGATGAAACGGCTTGTTGAGGAAATCCTCAGACTCAAAGAGGAGCGGAACGCTATAATAATGGCCCACAACTACCAGCTCCCTGAAGTTCAGGACATAGCGGATTTTCTGGGTGACAGCCTTGAGCTGGCGAGAAAGGCCGTGAAGACGGACGCCGATGTCATAGTCTTTGCGGGAGTTGACTTCATGGCCGAGACCGCGAAAATCCTCAACCCTGAAAAGACCGTTCTGCTCCCGAGCAGAAGGGCAACCTGCGCGATGGCCAACATGCTGAAGGTCGAGCACATTCTGGAGGCGAAGAGGAAGTACCCAGACGCGCCGGTGGTTCTCTACGTGAACACCACAGCCGAGACGAAGGCCTATGCCGACGTAACGGTTACCTCTGCCAACGCCGTCAAAATCGTTGAAAAGCTCGATTCCGACGTGGTCATCTTCGGCCCGGATAAGAACCTAGCGAGCTATGTTGCCAGACAGACCGGTAAGAAGGTCATCCCCGTGCCGGAGTACGGCCACTGCTACGTCCACAGGAAGTTCACCGTCGAGGACGTCGAACGTGCCAGGAAGCTCTACCCCAACGCTAGGCTGATGGTTCACCCGGAATGCGCACCGGGGGTGCAGGAAAGGGCAGACATCATAGTCTCCACCGGTGGAATGATAAAACGTGCGCCAGAGCACGATGAGTGGGTCGTCTTCACGGAGAGGGAGATGGTCTACCGCCTTCAGACGCTTCACCCTGAGATAAAGTTCCACCCCGCGAAGGATGACGCGACGTGTATCGGTATGAAGGCGATAACCCTCCACCACGTCTACGAGTCTCTCCGTGACATGAAGTACTCCGTTGAGGTTCCAACCGAGATAGCGGAGAGGGCCAGAAAAGCGATAGAGAGGATGCTGGAGCTCAGCTGA
- a CDS encoding NDP-sugar synthase, giving the protein MIKKAVIPIGGEATRLRPLTIETSKGLVRLLNKPILEHSILNLARDGIEEAYLGVKGYVNYTSLFDYFREGYWLRKKYGLEKEVRIRYMPRYESTTNGDAVWYTMHYYGIKEPVVVIQGDNIYRMDLKKMFKWHQKKKAFMTIALQPVDDVAGFGVAKVNGDYRIEYFIEKPSPEDAPSNLANTGIYLLSENFWEFLNEAWAKEMVNGKKLDFGGDIIPALIEHGYDVYGYPMEGYWFDVGTPERYLNAAMYLLRNLSSEDMDASEVTKDVHMQGRSKMSEGLRRRVRDMIKRGELLVEGRVLLGRHISIGSGTALEDAVVDNYSIIGMNSEILHSVVMDRVKMGSNVRVMNSIVGRHVEIGDNVRMVNSVIGDNAVVSDNVRMYNVKIWPHEFVERGATLEHYTVRSMSVPKK; this is encoded by the coding sequence ATGATAAAGAAAGCCGTCATTCCAATAGGGGGCGAGGCAACGCGGTTGCGGCCGCTCACCATCGAAACCTCAAAGGGGCTCGTGAGGCTTTTGAACAAGCCCATCTTGGAGCACTCCATTCTAAATCTCGCGCGCGACGGTATCGAGGAGGCCTACCTTGGGGTGAAGGGATACGTAAACTACACCTCACTCTTCGACTACTTCCGTGAGGGGTACTGGCTCAGAAAGAAGTACGGGCTTGAAAAGGAGGTGAGGATCCGTTATATGCCGCGTTACGAGAGCACGACCAACGGCGATGCCGTCTGGTACACGATGCACTACTACGGTATAAAAGAACCCGTGGTGGTGATCCAGGGCGACAACATCTACCGGATGGACTTGAAGAAGATGTTCAAATGGCATCAGAAAAAGAAAGCCTTTATGACCATAGCCCTCCAGCCCGTCGACGACGTTGCTGGATTCGGCGTTGCAAAGGTTAATGGGGACTACAGGATAGAGTACTTCATCGAGAAGCCCTCACCGGAGGACGCCCCAAGCAATCTCGCCAACACTGGCATCTATCTGCTCTCAGAGAACTTCTGGGAGTTCCTCAATGAAGCCTGGGCAAAGGAGATGGTGAATGGGAAGAAACTCGACTTTGGGGGTGACATCATCCCCGCCCTGATAGAACACGGGTATGATGTCTACGGTTACCCTATGGAGGGCTACTGGTTCGACGTCGGGACTCCGGAGCGCTATCTAAACGCGGCAATGTATCTCCTCCGCAACCTCTCATCCGAAGACATGGATGCCTCCGAAGTAACCAAGGACGTTCATATGCAGGGCAGGTCCAAGATGTCCGAGGGACTCCGCCGCCGGGTGCGGGACATGATAAAGCGGGGAGAACTCCTAGTGGAAGGGAGGGTTCTCCTAGGGAGGCACATCTCCATAGGGAGCGGTACCGCCCTCGAAGATGCCGTGGTGGACAATTACTCCATCATCGGAATGAATTCAGAGATCCTCCACTCGGTCGTCATGGACAGGGTGAAGATGGGCAGCAACGTCCGGGTGATGAACTCAATAGTGGGCAGGCACGTCGAGATCGGCGACAACGTCAGGATGGTAAACTCCGTCATAGGGGACAACGCGGTGGTGAGCGACAACGTCAGGATGTACAACGTCAAGATATGGCCCCACGAGTTCGTTGAGAGGGGGGCAACACTTGAACACTACACTGTGAGGAGCATGAGCGTACCGAAGAAGTAA
- the nadC gene encoding carboxylating nicotinate-nucleotide diphosphorylase, translating into MVSLDYLLGFLREDAPFGDVTSEAVVPEGTKAMAMIIAKQEGIIAGVEEAKALFEHFGVEVGVKKHDGERVKGGDVILELSGDALSILLVERTALNVMGRMSGIATEVRRLVDKVKAVNPRVRVAGTRKTLLKPLDKKAILIGGGEPHRFSLSDAILIKDNHLALVSLEEAIRRAKAFSVYKIVEVEVEILEDALRAARAGADVVMLDNMTPGEITETIEALKREDLRDGVKIEVSGGITPENIEEYAALDVDVISLGYLTHSVKNFDVSLEMIEKL; encoded by the coding sequence ATGGTTTCACTTGACTATCTCCTGGGATTCCTACGTGAGGATGCCCCCTTCGGCGACGTCACGAGCGAGGCGGTGGTTCCGGAGGGAACCAAGGCTATGGCGATGATCATAGCCAAGCAGGAGGGGATTATAGCGGGCGTTGAGGAGGCCAAAGCCCTGTTCGAACACTTCGGGGTTGAAGTTGGGGTCAAAAAGCACGATGGAGAGAGGGTGAAGGGAGGGGACGTCATCCTGGAGCTGTCTGGCGACGCGCTCTCCATACTCCTTGTCGAGAGAACCGCCCTGAACGTAATGGGCAGGATGAGCGGAATCGCGACGGAGGTCAGAAGGCTGGTCGATAAGGTTAAGGCTGTGAATCCTAGGGTCCGTGTTGCAGGAACTAGGAAAACCCTCCTCAAGCCGTTGGATAAGAAGGCGATACTCATAGGCGGCGGCGAGCCACACCGCTTCTCGCTGAGCGACGCGATACTCATAAAGGACAACCACCTTGCTCTGGTTTCGCTGGAGGAAGCGATAAGGCGCGCTAAGGCCTTCAGCGTTTACAAGATCGTTGAGGTTGAGGTTGAGATCCTTGAGGATGCCCTTAGAGCGGCAAGGGCCGGCGCGGACGTGGTTATGCTCGACAACATGACGCCCGGGGAAATCACCGAGACGATAGAGGCTTTAAAGCGCGAGGATCTGCGTGATGGGGTGAAGATCGAGGTTTCGGGGGGAATAACTCCGGAGAACATCGAGGAGTACGCGGCCCTGGATGTGGACGTCATAAGCCTCGGCTACCTCACGCACTCAGTCAAGAACTTCGATGTTAGCCTTGAGATGATTGAAAAGCTTTGA
- the pdxS gene encoding pyridoxal 5'-phosphate synthase lyase subunit PdxS translates to MGKLDVIESKGTERLKRGFAKMVKGGVIMDVTNADQAHVAEEAGAVSVMALHRVPADIRKTGGVARMAPIEKIQEIMDAVTIPVMAKVRIGHVAEARILEALGVDMIDESEVLTPSDPFFHIDKRDFSVPFVCGNRNLGEAVRRIWEGAAMMRTKGEAGTGNIVEAVRHVRLLRDNIALIQRMTDEQVYNVAEKFAEPYLRLAFEVREISGLPRQVLENEPIYGHHTYREIVDGLYRVLLEIKKLGRLPVVNFAAGGVATPADAALMMQMGMDGVFVGSGIFKSSNPEKMARAIVEAVNHWDEPDVLVEISKEIGEPMKGQDIEELEVRLEERGV, encoded by the coding sequence ATGGGAAAGCTTGACGTTATCGAGAGTAAGGGGACTGAGAGGCTCAAGAGGGGCTTCGCAAAGATGGTCAAGGGCGGCGTCATAATGGACGTCACCAACGCCGATCAGGCCCATGTGGCGGAGGAAGCCGGAGCCGTCTCAGTTATGGCCCTTCACCGTGTTCCGGCCGACATCAGAAAAACCGGTGGCGTTGCAAGAATGGCCCCGATAGAGAAGATCCAGGAGATAATGGACGCCGTGACGATTCCAGTCATGGCAAAGGTTAGAATTGGCCACGTCGCCGAGGCGAGAATTCTTGAGGCTTTGGGAGTTGATATGATCGACGAGAGTGAAGTCCTAACGCCCTCAGATCCCTTCTTCCACATAGACAAGAGGGACTTCTCTGTTCCATTCGTCTGCGGCAACAGGAACCTTGGAGAGGCAGTGAGGAGAATATGGGAAGGGGCCGCGATGATGAGGACGAAGGGCGAAGCCGGAACCGGAAACATCGTCGAGGCCGTGAGGCACGTTCGTCTTCTGAGAGACAACATAGCACTAATCCAGCGCATGACCGACGAGCAGGTCTACAACGTAGCCGAAAAGTTCGCTGAGCCCTACCTCAGGCTGGCCTTTGAGGTCAGGGAAATCAGCGGTCTACCAAGGCAAGTACTTGAGAATGAGCCGATTTACGGCCACCACACCTACCGTGAGATAGTTGATGGCCTCTACAGGGTCCTCCTGGAGATAAAGAAGCTCGGCCGCCTTCCGGTCGTCAACTTCGCCGCCGGAGGAGTTGCCACTCCGGCAGATGCAGCTTTGATGATGCAGATGGGAATGGACGGCGTCTTCGTGGGTTCGGGAATCTTCAAGAGCTCCAACCCGGAGAAGATGGCGAGGGCGATAGTTGAAGCGGTAAACCACTGGGACGAGCCGGACGTTCTCGTTGAGATAAGCAAGGAAATAGGAGAGCCTATGAAGGGTCAGGACATCGAAGAACTGGAAGTTCGCCTCGAGGAGAGGGGTGTCTGA
- the pdxT gene encoding pyridoxal 5'-phosphate synthase glutaminase subunit PdxT codes for MVRVGVIGLQGDVGEHIEATRNALKNLGVTGEVVWLRKPGQLENISAIIIPGGESTTISRLMLKNGLLEPMRKLGEEGLPIMGTCAGLIMLSKKIIGATPEQRFLELLDVRVNRNAYGRQVDSFEAPIKLAFSDEPFPGVFIRAPRIVELLNDKVRPIAWLGNRVVGVEGDNIIGLEFHPELTSDTRVHEYFLEKAL; via the coding sequence ATGGTCAGGGTGGGTGTTATAGGCCTTCAGGGTGATGTGGGCGAACACATCGAGGCGACAAGGAATGCCCTGAAAAACCTCGGCGTTACCGGGGAGGTGGTCTGGCTCAGGAAGCCGGGGCAGCTCGAAAACATTTCGGCAATCATAATCCCCGGCGGTGAGAGCACGACAATCTCAAGGCTCATGCTGAAGAACGGCCTCCTTGAGCCTATGAGGAAGCTCGGTGAGGAAGGTCTGCCGATAATGGGAACCTGCGCCGGTTTGATAATGCTCTCGAAGAAGATAATCGGTGCCACTCCGGAGCAGAGGTTCCTCGAGCTTCTCGACGTTCGCGTTAACAGAAACGCCTACGGCAGGCAGGTGGACAGCTTCGAGGCTCCAATAAAGCTCGCCTTCAGCGACGAGCCGTTCCCAGGGGTTTTCATTCGCGCGCCCCGCATAGTCGAACTCCTGAACGATAAAGTCCGGCCGATAGCGTGGCTCGGCAATAGGGTTGTTGGCGTCGAGGGGGACAACATCATCGGCCTTGAGTTCCACCCGGAGCTGACCTCCGATACCAGAGTCCATGAATACTTCCTGGAGAAGGCCCTCTGA
- the fdhF gene encoding formate dehydrogenase subunit alpha, whose translation MFIGGSVSEPKTVVCPYCGFGCRLLVDPKTMRVKPYQGEPNRGKLCPKGLHATEFVLSRDRLGRPLKREGSKIRPISWGQAIEEIAGKLLEIRELYGPDAVAFIASSKVSNEENYLLQKIARLFGTNNIDNCARLCHEASVHALKMTVGAGAQTSPYKDLERFGVILLWGYNPAETHPVVMDYILKARRKGAKIIVVDVRETRTMAFADYKLIIRPGTDIALANAVMNVIIREELYDEEFIKTRTAGFSEVRMAVMKYTPEYAEKVTGIPAETIREVARTFALAGSGAIMWGMGLTQHVSGVENVIAVIDIALLLGYIGEKGGLYPMRGQNNVQGAAYMGALSEFLPGYVPLTDERFRKRVAKIWGVEDLPTERGLYLTELWDAIKSNDIKALYIVGENPAVSEADFLRVRDALRELDLLVVQDVFMSRTARYAHYVLPASAFCEKSGSYMNSERRIQWSHKICEPMGDSKPDWEILTMLGRALGLPGFNYSSVEEITGEYFRLFPSLEERSVEELKNPEGIFLPKKRLHTWEFSTPDGKARFIAVEQVQPWERPDYEYPFILTTIRLISHYNTGEMTLRSPSLVRLMGEPRALINRSDAERLGIHDGDWVEIETRRGKIRMRAKLGGIPSGVVAVPFHFKANKITSPALNKAGTPELKFSACRVRKLRSGKPTPDTPR comes from the coding sequence ATGTTTATCGGTGGTAGCGTGAGCGAGCCCAAGACTGTCGTGTGTCCCTACTGCGGTTTTGGCTGCAGACTTCTCGTTGATCCCAAGACGATGAGAGTCAAACCGTACCAAGGTGAACCCAACAGGGGCAAGCTCTGCCCCAAGGGTCTCCACGCAACGGAGTTCGTTCTTTCCAGGGACAGGCTCGGGCGCCCCCTGAAGCGTGAAGGCTCTAAGATAAGACCAATAAGCTGGGGGCAGGCCATCGAGGAGATAGCGGGCAAGCTCCTCGAAATCCGCGAGCTGTACGGTCCAGACGCTGTGGCTTTCATAGCCTCATCGAAGGTGAGCAACGAGGAAAACTACCTCCTCCAGAAGATAGCGAGGCTCTTCGGCACGAACAACATAGACAACTGCGCCCGTCTCTGCCACGAGGCGAGCGTTCACGCCCTCAAGATGACCGTTGGAGCGGGGGCGCAGACCAGCCCCTACAAAGACTTGGAGAGGTTCGGGGTCATACTCCTCTGGGGCTACAACCCGGCCGAGACACACCCGGTTGTCATGGACTACATCCTGAAGGCCAGGAGGAAAGGTGCTAAAATAATCGTCGTCGACGTCAGGGAAACCAGAACGATGGCCTTCGCGGATTATAAGCTGATCATCCGTCCGGGGACCGACATAGCCCTCGCAAACGCGGTTATGAACGTCATAATCCGGGAGGAGCTCTACGATGAGGAGTTCATAAAGACCAGAACCGCCGGCTTCTCCGAGGTAAGGATGGCGGTAATGAAGTACACTCCGGAGTACGCGGAGAAGGTAACGGGAATTCCGGCTGAAACTATCAGAGAAGTTGCGAGAACCTTTGCCTTGGCCGGAAGCGGCGCGATAATGTGGGGTATGGGTTTGACACAGCACGTTTCAGGCGTTGAGAACGTCATTGCCGTTATAGACATAGCACTCCTCCTGGGCTATATCGGGGAAAAAGGTGGTCTATACCCCATGCGCGGTCAGAACAACGTCCAGGGAGCGGCATACATGGGTGCGCTGAGCGAGTTCCTGCCGGGTTACGTCCCGCTGACCGACGAGCGCTTTAGAAAGCGTGTGGCAAAGATATGGGGTGTGGAAGACCTCCCGACGGAGCGCGGGCTCTACCTCACGGAGCTCTGGGATGCGATAAAGAGCAACGATATTAAAGCGCTCTACATAGTCGGGGAAAACCCTGCGGTCAGTGAGGCGGACTTCCTCAGGGTGAGAGACGCCCTCAGAGAGCTCGACCTCCTCGTTGTTCAGGACGTTTTCATGAGCAGGACTGCCCGCTACGCCCACTACGTTCTTCCTGCGAGTGCCTTCTGCGAGAAGTCCGGAAGCTACATGAACAGCGAAAGAAGGATTCAGTGGAGCCATAAGATCTGCGAGCCGATGGGTGATTCCAAGCCCGACTGGGAGATACTTACCATGCTCGGCAGGGCCCTGGGTTTGCCCGGGTTCAACTATTCGAGCGTTGAAGAGATAACGGGGGAATACTTCCGCCTCTTCCCCTCGCTGGAGGAAAGGAGCGTTGAGGAACTGAAGAACCCAGAGGGGATATTCCTTCCGAAGAAGAGGCTCCACACTTGGGAGTTCTCAACGCCAGATGGAAAGGCCAGGTTCATCGCTGTGGAGCAGGTGCAGCCCTGGGAGAGGCCGGACTACGAGTACCCCTTCATACTTACGACAATCAGGCTGATAAGCCACTACAACACAGGTGAAATGACCCTCAGGAGCCCATCTCTCGTCAGGCTGATGGGAGAGCCCAGGGCGCTGATAAACAGAAGCGACGCGGAGAGGCTTGGAATCCACGACGGCGACTGGGTTGAGATCGAGACTAGGCGCGGGAAAATTAGAATGAGGGCCAAGCTCGGCGGTATTCCCTCCGGAGTGGTTGCGGTTCCCTTCCACTTCAAGGCGAACAAAATAACGAGCCCTGCCCTGAACAAAGCCGGAACGCCGGAGCTCAAGTTCTCCGCGTGCAGGGTGAGGAAGCTCAGAAGCGGAAAGCCCACTCCGGATACTCCCCGGTAA
- the purF gene encoding amidophosphoribosyltransferase has product MREKCGVFAAVAENAPRKAYYALIALQHRGQESAGISVWKHRIKTIAGRGLVLEVFRNGEVAKLKSGMAIAHVRYSTSGSLTETQPLEASCCERRIAIAHNGTLTNFLPLRRHYERLGVKFRHSVDSELLGISFLWHLKETGDEFEAMKALFGEVKGAYSVAFLFDGKILVARDPVGFRPLSYGSRNGHYFASEDSALRLFVDDVRNVKPGEVFLLSEDEIESRVVATGEHRGCVFEYIYFARPDSTIDGVNVYTARVRMGEELARESPANGDVVIAVPDSGRASALGFSRVSGIPYSEGLIKNRYIGRTFIIPGQFYRELKVKLKLSPVREVIEGKSVVLVDDSIVRGTTMKRIVAMLRRAGARKVHVRIASPPIRYPCYMGVDIPTRHELIAAFGSVGKVEKAIGADSLAYLSVDGLKKAVGRRDLCLACLTGEYPEWAFRF; this is encoded by the coding sequence ATGAGGGAGAAGTGCGGAGTCTTTGCGGCCGTTGCTGAGAACGCGCCCAGGAAAGCCTACTACGCACTCATAGCCCTGCAGCACAGGGGACAGGAGAGCGCGGGGATAAGCGTCTGGAAGCACAGGATAAAAACGATAGCTGGTAGGGGGCTCGTTTTGGAGGTCTTCAGGAACGGCGAGGTGGCGAAGCTGAAATCAGGAATGGCAATAGCCCACGTCAGGTATTCCACCTCCGGCTCCCTCACGGAAACCCAGCCGCTGGAGGCAAGCTGCTGCGAAAGGAGGATAGCGATAGCCCACAACGGGACCCTCACGAATTTCCTCCCCCTCAGGCGGCACTACGAACGGCTGGGGGTTAAGTTCAGGCACTCGGTGGACTCTGAGCTGCTGGGCATCTCTTTTCTCTGGCATCTAAAAGAAACGGGAGATGAATTTGAGGCCATGAAAGCCCTCTTTGGGGAAGTTAAGGGGGCCTATTCGGTTGCCTTCCTGTTCGACGGGAAGATACTTGTTGCGAGGGACCCGGTCGGCTTCAGGCCATTAAGCTACGGGAGTAGAAACGGCCACTATTTCGCCTCGGAGGATTCCGCACTGAGGCTCTTCGTTGACGACGTGAGGAACGTGAAGCCCGGGGAGGTCTTCCTCCTCTCGGAGGATGAAATCGAAAGCAGGGTCGTGGCAACGGGAGAGCACCGCGGCTGCGTCTTTGAGTACATATACTTCGCCCGCCCGGACAGCACGATAGACGGTGTAAACGTCTATACTGCAAGGGTCAGGATGGGAGAAGAACTGGCAAGGGAAAGCCCCGCCAATGGAGACGTCGTCATAGCCGTGCCAGACTCTGGAAGGGCTTCCGCCTTGGGTTTCTCCAGGGTCAGCGGGATTCCCTACTCGGAAGGTTTGATAAAGAACCGCTACATAGGAAGGACATTCATAATCCCAGGCCAGTTCTACCGCGAGCTGAAGGTTAAGCTCAAGCTCTCGCCGGTGAGGGAGGTAATAGAGGGCAAGAGCGTCGTTCTTGTTGATGACTCAATCGTCAGGGGAACGACCATGAAGCGCATCGTGGCAATGCTTAGAAGGGCCGGCGCGAGGAAGGTGCACGTGAGAATAGCATCCCCACCGATAAGGTACCCGTGCTACATGGGGGTGGACATTCCTACCAGGCACGAGCTCATAGCGGCCTTTGGGAGCGTCGGGAAGGTGGAGAAGGCAATAGGCGCCGACAGCCTGGCTTACCTCAGCGTAGATGGGCTGAAAAAGGCCGTCGGGAGGAGGGACCTCTGCCTGGCATGCCTTACCGGGGAGTATCCGGAGTGGGCTTTCCGCTTCTGA